In Streptomyces sp. NBC_01408, one DNA window encodes the following:
- a CDS encoding flavin reductase family protein, which yields MTAPTAQYSRSSVGRPGTPELLRSVFRRHAAGVAVITAADGGRPVGFTATSLNSVSADPPMLSFTIGTGSSSWPAIRDSEYLGVHILGEHQQELAGLFARSGADRFGPATGWSAGPHGVPVLDGVLAWLVCRAVARVPAGEHRVIIGEAVAGDPAGEGRPLLYHQGRFNALRD from the coding sequence ATGACCGCCCCGACGGCCCAGTACTCCCGATCCAGCGTCGGCCGGCCCGGCACGCCCGAACTGCTGCGCTCCGTGTTCCGCCGGCACGCCGCCGGGGTCGCGGTGATCACCGCCGCGGACGGCGGCCGGCCGGTGGGCTTCACCGCCACCTCGCTCAACTCGGTCTCCGCGGACCCTCCGATGCTGTCCTTCACCATCGGGACCGGGTCCTCCAGCTGGCCCGCGATCCGTGATTCCGAGTACCTCGGCGTCCACATACTCGGCGAGCACCAGCAGGAGCTGGCGGGCCTGTTCGCCCGCAGCGGCGCCGACCGCTTCGGCCCGGCCACCGGCTGGAGCGCCGGCCCCCACGGGGTCCCGGTGCTGGACGGCGTACTGGCGTGGCTGGTGTGCCGGGCGGTGGCGCGGGTGCCCGCGGGTGAGCACCGGGTGATCATCGGTGAGGCCGTCGCGGGGGATCCCGCGGGGGAGGGCCGGCCCCTGCTGTACCACCAGGGGCGCTTCAACGCGTTGCGCGACTGA